A genomic window from Algoriphagus sp. Y33 includes:
- a CDS encoding ABC transporter permease: protein MDKIWLVIQREYVSRVKKKSFLLVTLLTPLIFPAIMGIFVWIALQEEDNQALRIIEVVDENKLFFLESSEQYAFSFSDANPEEAKNLVKEGNRYGFLHIPKFDIKDPTGISFYGEDNPSMSLISYLENNLRKKIEEQRLFESGIDPKIINEVRTKVAIKSIKLDEQGMETVSDATVNYAIGFVAGILIYMFIFIYGNQIMQGVIEEKSSRIVEILVSSLKPFQLMLGKIIGIAGVGLTQLLIWIVLIGTLTTIVTGFLGMQMPQQQAMELANPELAQGLSQDTDMGDILQVISGINYVEIVLSFVFYFLGGYLLYGALFAAIGSAVDAPSDAQQFMLPVTIPLIVAYMGLFVFVLNDPSSTTSFWLSVIPLTSPIAMMGRMSYGVPIWELMLSMGLLIAGFLFTTWVAGKIYRIGILMHGTKPSYKTLWKWIKTDN from the coding sequence ATGGATAAAATATGGTTAGTGATTCAGCGTGAGTATGTATCGCGTGTCAAAAAGAAATCATTTTTACTAGTCACCTTGCTGACTCCGTTGATTTTTCCTGCCATCATGGGGATTTTTGTTTGGATAGCTTTGCAAGAAGAGGATAATCAGGCCTTACGGATCATCGAGGTGGTGGACGAAAACAAACTGTTTTTTCTGGAGAGTTCAGAACAATATGCTTTTTCATTTTCGGATGCAAACCCCGAAGAAGCCAAAAATCTAGTGAAGGAGGGAAATCGCTATGGTTTTCTGCATATCCCGAAATTTGACATAAAGGATCCTACGGGGATTTCATTTTATGGGGAGGATAATCCAAGCATGAGTTTGATCAGCTACTTGGAGAACAATCTTCGAAAGAAAATCGAAGAACAACGGCTTTTTGAAAGTGGGATTGATCCCAAAATCATCAATGAGGTAAGAACAAAAGTAGCTATCAAATCGATCAAGCTGGATGAACAGGGTATGGAGACGGTGAGTGATGCCACCGTTAATTATGCAATTGGGTTTGTTGCGGGCATTTTGATTTACATGTTTATTTTCATCTATGGCAATCAGATTATGCAAGGGGTGATCGAGGAAAAATCAAGTCGCATAGTTGAGATATTAGTTTCCTCCCTGAAACCTTTTCAACTGATGCTGGGCAAGATCATAGGGATAGCAGGCGTGGGGCTAACGCAGCTTTTGATTTGGATAGTACTCATAGGTACATTGACTACGATTGTGACAGGATTTCTGGGAATGCAAATGCCACAGCAGCAAGCGATGGAACTTGCCAATCCGGAATTGGCTCAGGGCTTGTCCCAAGATACAGATATGGGGGATATTCTTCAGGTGATCTCCGGTATCAACTACGTAGAGATAGTATTGAGTTTTGTGTTTTACTTTCTGGGAGGATATTTGCTCTACGGAGCTTTGTTTGCCGCTATAGGATCTGCTGTAGATGCACCTTCGGATGCACAGCAGTTTATGCTGCCAGTGACTATTCCTTTGATTGTCGCCTATATGGGACTATTTGTGTTTGTGCTGAATGACCCTTCCAGTACAACATCTTTCTGGCTCTCAGTGATTCCGCTGACCTCACCAATTGCGATGATGGGAAGGATGAGCTATGGGGTGCCAATTTGGGAGCTAATGCTGTCCATGGGGCTTTTGATTGCCGGCTTTCTGTTCACTACATGGGTGGCAGGGAAAATCTACAGAATTGGAATACTTATGCATGGGACAAAACCGAGTTATAAAACACTTTGGAAGTGGATCAAGACGGATAATTAA
- a CDS encoding HAMP domain-containing sensor histidine kinase — protein sequence MKKRFQDLTSLDFYTNKKQVKWLVIAASLIIGAGSIWYTNSLVEELRERERRQIELLSSALEYAATTMENLTFINQEIIQQNYSIPIIMVDVSANPIEFRNIPFKKNSNAKDSLETLRKELEEMRAEYEPILLPEADIQVYYRNSELLINLKYYPYVQLGIIMIFGVLAYALFNQSKIAEQNRVWAGLTKETAHQLGTPIASLMAWIDYLRNSPVWDENKEIITEMDKDVVKLRMVTERFSSIGSKPVIQAENLYEVIEDTITYLRPRISTKVELNIHADSKDLEAMMNKPLFEWVIENICKNAVDAMRGKGKIDISILQDSDKFVIVDITDTGKGMEKRMYKRVFNPGFSTRQRGWGLGLTLAKRIVEGYHGGRIFVKNSEVGKGTTFRILIHGSHEGASQFVTEGILEY from the coding sequence ATGAAAAAAAGATTTCAAGACCTTACCTCTTTAGATTTCTATACAAATAAAAAGCAAGTCAAATGGCTGGTGATTGCGGCGTCCTTGATAATAGGAGCCGGCTCAATTTGGTACACAAATAGCTTGGTGGAGGAATTGCGTGAGAGAGAAAGACGGCAGATAGAGTTGCTATCCAGTGCATTGGAATATGCGGCCACTACCATGGAAAATCTGACTTTTATTAATCAGGAGATTATTCAGCAGAATTATTCCATCCCTATCATTATGGTAGATGTTTCTGCAAATCCAATAGAATTTAGGAATATTCCCTTTAAGAAGAATTCAAATGCCAAAGATTCATTGGAAACGCTAAGGAAGGAGCTTGAAGAAATGCGTGCGGAATATGAACCTATATTGCTTCCGGAGGCTGACATTCAGGTTTATTATAGGAATTCTGAATTGCTGATTAATTTGAAGTACTACCCCTATGTGCAGTTGGGGATTATCATGATTTTCGGCGTTTTGGCGTATGCACTTTTCAATCAAAGCAAAATTGCCGAGCAAAACCGTGTCTGGGCCGGACTGACAAAAGAAACTGCCCATCAACTTGGAACCCCAATCGCCTCGCTCATGGCCTGGATAGATTACCTGAGGAATTCCCCTGTGTGGGATGAAAATAAAGAGATTATCACTGAAATGGACAAGGATGTGGTGAAATTGAGGATGGTGACAGAACGGTTCAGCAGCATTGGAAGCAAGCCTGTGATTCAGGCGGAGAATCTTTATGAAGTGATCGAAGATACAATCACTTATTTACGGCCAAGAATTTCTACTAAGGTGGAGTTGAATATCCATGCCGATTCTAAAGATCTGGAAGCCATGATGAACAAGCCGCTTTTTGAGTGGGTTATCGAAAACATCTGTAAAAATGCGGTGGATGCAATGCGGGGAAAAGGGAAAATTGATATCTCTATCCTGCAGGACAGTGACAAATTTGTAATCGTGGATATCACCGACACAGGTAAAGGAATGGAGAAGAGGATGTATAAGCGTGTTTTTAATCCTGGATTTTCGACTAGACAAAGAGGATGGGGGCTGGGCTTGACACTTGCCAAGAGAATTGTGGAAGGCTATCATGGAGGGAGAATTTTCGTCAAAAATTCCGAAGTGGGGAAAGGGACTACTTTTAGGATTTTGATTCATGGAAGTCATGAAGGAGCTTCGCAGTTTGTTACCGAGGGAATCCTTGAGTATTGA
- a CDS encoding peptide chain release factor 3: protein MSLKEEIQKRRTFAIIAHPDAGKTTLTEKLLLFGGAIQTAGAVKSNKIDTATKSDWMAIEKQRGISVATSVMGFEYKNIKINLLDTPGHQDFAEDTYRTLTAVDSVIMVIDCVKGVEIQTEKLMEVCRMRNTPVICFINKLDREGRDPYELIEEVEQKLNIQCRPLSWPIGMGKTFKGVYNLFDHKLNLFTPSQRKLSDVRKSFEDVNDPELEGLIGKSYADQLREDVELIEGVYPDFDPTEYLEGKVAPVFFGSAVNNFGINEMLDTFIKIAPAPKSRRTEDREVKPDEKKFSGFVFKIHANMDPNHRNRIAFLRICSGTFERNKPYNHVRGPKPLRFSNVTQFMAQDKEMIDEAFPGDIVGLYDTGNLKIGDTLTDGEDMQFVGIPSFSPEIFREVVNKDAMKTKQLEKGLKQLMEEGVAQLFTFDMGSRKVVGTVGQLQFEVIQFRLKNEYNATVEFHPMNLYKACWITSKDKKQLDEFVRSKNRHIAHDKDGKLVFMAESKAWLQMVMDNYPEIEFHFTSEY from the coding sequence ATGAGTTTGAAAGAAGAAATCCAGAAGCGAAGAACTTTTGCCATAATTGCCCACCCGGATGCAGGAAAGACCACTTTGACGGAAAAGTTGTTGCTTTTTGGAGGTGCAATACAGACAGCGGGTGCTGTGAAATCGAATAAAATCGATACCGCTACAAAATCTGACTGGATGGCGATAGAGAAGCAAAGGGGGATCTCAGTAGCGACTTCTGTCATGGGATTCGAATACAAGAACATCAAGATCAACCTACTCGATACTCCCGGACACCAAGATTTTGCGGAGGATACTTACCGTACATTGACAGCTGTCGATTCTGTAATCATGGTGATTGACTGCGTGAAAGGTGTGGAGATTCAGACAGAGAAGCTAATGGAAGTTTGTCGTATGAGAAATACACCCGTGATCTGCTTTATCAATAAGCTCGATAGAGAAGGACGGGATCCTTATGAACTGATAGAGGAAGTGGAGCAAAAGCTCAACATTCAGTGTCGGCCGCTTTCCTGGCCTATAGGGATGGGTAAAACTTTTAAAGGTGTTTATAATTTGTTTGATCATAAACTCAACCTTTTTACACCTTCTCAGCGAAAGCTAAGTGATGTGCGGAAATCATTTGAAGACGTGAATGATCCGGAACTGGAAGGACTGATAGGGAAAAGCTATGCAGACCAACTCCGGGAAGATGTGGAATTGATTGAGGGGGTTTATCCCGATTTTGATCCTACGGAGTACTTGGAGGGGAAAGTTGCTCCGGTTTTCTTTGGCTCAGCTGTAAATAATTTCGGGATCAATGAGATGCTGGATACGTTTATCAAAATAGCTCCGGCTCCCAAAAGTCGTAGGACGGAGGATCGTGAAGTAAAGCCTGATGAAAAAAAGTTCTCGGGTTTTGTATTTAAGATCCATGCCAATATGGATCCAAATCACCGAAACAGAATCGCATTCTTAAGAATTTGCTCCGGAACTTTTGAAAGGAATAAGCCATACAATCATGTGCGTGGGCCAAAACCCTTACGCTTTTCTAATGTGACCCAATTTATGGCCCAGGATAAGGAAATGATCGACGAAGCATTTCCGGGAGATATTGTAGGTCTTTATGATACCGGAAATCTGAAAATCGGTGATACGCTGACTGATGGGGAGGATATGCAGTTTGTAGGTATTCCGAGTTTCTCTCCGGAGATCTTCCGTGAAGTGGTGAACAAGGATGCCATGAAGACCAAGCAACTGGAAAAAGGCTTGAAGCAACTGATGGAAGAAGGAGTAGCACAGCTTTTTACCTTTGATATGGGTTCTAGAAAGGTAGTGGGTACAGTGGGACAGCTCCAGTTTGAAGTAATCCAGTTTCGATTGAAAAATGAATACAACGCCACCGTGGAGTTTCACCCGATGAATCTCTATAAAGCCTGCTGGATCACAAGTAAGGACAAAAAACAGCTGGATGAATTTGTCCGCTCCAAAAACCGTCACATCGCTCATGATAAGGACGGTAAGCTGGTTTTTATGGCCGAGTCAAAAGCCTGGCTTCAGATGGTGATGGACAACTATCCTGAGATAGAGTTCCATTTTACTTCGGAGTATTGA
- a CDS encoding Dps family protein, protein MKTNDIGLEIKESKVLVEKLNDLLANYQVYYQNLRNFHWNVTGQNFFELHAKFEELYNAANEAVDVTAERILTLGARPLSSYQEYIDTATIKEAKEVSDPTKMVETVKSNLNTLLQLERETLEAAGASGDEGTSSLMSDYITAKEKVVWMLSAYLR, encoded by the coding sequence ATGAAAACGAACGACATCGGATTAGAAATCAAAGAAAGTAAGGTGTTGGTAGAAAAGCTTAATGACTTGCTCGCCAATTATCAGGTGTATTACCAGAATTTGAGAAATTTTCATTGGAACGTCACGGGCCAAAACTTCTTTGAGCTTCATGCCAAATTTGAAGAGCTATACAATGCTGCCAATGAAGCTGTGGATGTGACTGCTGAACGGATCCTGACATTGGGAGCAAGACCGCTTTCCTCGTACCAAGAATATATCGATACTGCCACGATCAAAGAAGCCAAAGAGGTCAGTGATCCTACCAAAATGGTGGAGACCGTGAAAAGCAATTTGAACACCTTGTTACAACTGGAAAGAGAAACATTGGAGGCTGCTGGAGCTTCGGGCGATGAGGGAACTTCCTCCCTGATGAGTGATTATATCACTGCTAAAGAAAAGGTCGTTTGGATGCTTTCTGCATATTTGAGATAG
- the ade gene encoding adenine deaminase, with translation MQIPGQLVDIPNREIYTVSLTIEDGRISKLEKIQTDSSLPYLMPGFIDAHVHVESSMLVPSEFARLAVVHGTVATISDPHEIANVCGMEGVEYMIANGKQVPFKFYFGAPSCVPATPFETAGGEINVADIENLMSRPEIHYLAEMMNWPGTVNRDELVMEKIHISKKYGKPIDGHAPGLKGEMAEKYVSAGPSTDHECFTAEEALGKLKLGMKIAIREGSAAKNFEALIDLIDEYPEMIMFCSDDKHPDNLAISHINALAARAVAKEKDIFHVLQAACLNPIAHYSMNVGQLKEGDPADFILVKDLKDFQVMGTYINGEKVAENGKTLIPSIKNEIINNFNTSLKKPEDFQLKARGSKVRVIEALDGQLITPEISGEILIKEGFAESNPSQDILKITVVNRYEDASPAVAFIKNFGLKTGAIASSVGHDSHNIIAVGIDDKSICKAVNLIIEAKGGVSAVSATREEILPLPVGGIMSASDGYEVAAAYTKIDKLAKDMGATLNSPFMTLSFMALLVIPDLKLSDKGLFNGQRFEFEEVFSENSPKTGDRMTLT, from the coding sequence ATGCAAATTCCAGGTCAACTCGTAGATATCCCAAACCGAGAGATTTATACAGTTTCTCTCACAATTGAAGACGGTAGGATTTCCAAACTGGAAAAAATCCAAACTGACTCTTCCTTGCCTTATTTGATGCCGGGATTTATTGATGCTCATGTGCACGTAGAATCTTCAATGTTGGTGCCTTCCGAATTTGCCCGGCTGGCAGTGGTGCACGGCACTGTGGCTACAATATCCGATCCGCATGAAATCGCCAATGTCTGTGGAATGGAAGGGGTGGAATACATGATAGCCAACGGAAAACAGGTCCCTTTTAAATTCTATTTCGGTGCGCCTTCCTGTGTACCTGCAACACCTTTCGAGACGGCAGGTGGAGAAATCAATGTAGCTGATATAGAAAACCTGATGTCACGTCCCGAAATTCATTACTTGGCAGAAATGATGAACTGGCCTGGAACAGTGAATCGGGACGAACTGGTGATGGAGAAAATCCACATCTCAAAGAAATACGGCAAACCCATCGACGGACATGCACCTGGACTGAAAGGCGAAATGGCAGAGAAATATGTCAGTGCCGGCCCAAGTACCGATCATGAATGCTTTACAGCGGAAGAGGCGTTAGGAAAATTAAAGCTAGGAATGAAAATCGCTATCCGCGAAGGTTCCGCTGCCAAGAACTTCGAAGCACTAATCGATCTTATTGATGAATATCCAGAGATGATTATGTTTTGTTCGGATGATAAGCACCCCGATAATCTTGCCATTTCGCACATCAATGCCCTTGCTGCCCGGGCTGTTGCAAAGGAAAAAGATATTTTTCACGTGCTCCAAGCTGCATGTCTTAATCCCATTGCACACTATTCCATGAACGTGGGACAATTAAAAGAAGGGGATCCCGCTGATTTTATTTTAGTAAAAGATTTAAAAGATTTCCAAGTCATGGGTACGTATATCAATGGGGAGAAAGTGGCTGAAAATGGCAAGACATTGATCCCTTCTATCAAAAATGAAATCATCAACAATTTCAATACTTCACTTAAGAAACCAGAAGACTTTCAGCTCAAAGCCAGGGGATCGAAAGTCAGAGTGATTGAAGCCCTAGACGGGCAACTGATCACTCCGGAAATCAGTGGAGAGATCCTGATCAAAGAGGGTTTTGCCGAATCAAACCCATCCCAAGACATCCTAAAAATCACCGTAGTCAACCGCTACGAAGATGCTTCACCGGCGGTAGCCTTTATTAAAAACTTTGGATTGAAAACCGGAGCAATCGCTTCTTCGGTAGGTCACGACTCACATAATATCATAGCAGTCGGTATCGATGATAAATCCATTTGCAAAGCAGTCAATCTAATTATAGAAGCTAAAGGTGGAGTTTCTGCCGTATCAGCAACTCGGGAAGAAATCCTGCCCCTTCCTGTCGGCGGAATTATGTCTGCCTCCGATGGATACGAAGTGGCAGCAGCATATACTAAGATCGATAAACTGGCCAAAGATATGGGCGCAACGCTAAACTCTCCTTTTATGACGCTGAGCTTTATGGCATTACTAGTGATCCCTGACCTGAAACTCAGTGACAAGGGTTTATTCAATGGGCAGAGATTCGAGTTTGAAGAAGTGTTTTCAGAAAACAGTCCGAAGACAGGTGACCGAATGACCTTGACCTAA
- the cmk gene encoding (d)CMP kinase codes for MNKIVIAIDGYSGCGKSSTAKAVAKDLGYTYIDSGAMYRAATLHFLNHFLSPANPHDVEKGLKSLEISFHLNPDTLKQETYLNGLNVEDEIRTMRISNKVSEIATVAAIRKELVAQQQRLGKKKGVVMDGRDIGSVVFPDADLKVFMTADLETRAIRRQAELLEKGELVDLEDIKDNLAERDRVDSSRSESPLKKMPDAVEVDTSNSTFAEQVGKIVHTARQIIDKQQSYAGNH; via the coding sequence ATGAATAAAATCGTCATCGCCATTGATGGATATTCGGGGTGTGGGAAGAGCTCCACGGCCAAAGCAGTTGCAAAGGATCTGGGATATACCTACATCGATTCCGGGGCAATGTATCGGGCGGCGACTTTACATTTTTTGAATCACTTTCTTTCTCCTGCCAATCCGCATGATGTGGAAAAAGGGTTGAAATCACTGGAAATTTCTTTTCACCTCAATCCTGATACTCTTAAACAAGAGACCTATCTGAATGGATTGAATGTAGAAGATGAAATTCGTACCATGCGAATTTCCAATAAAGTGAGTGAAATAGCCACCGTAGCTGCTATCAGAAAAGAGTTGGTAGCCCAGCAACAGCGTCTTGGAAAGAAAAAAGGAGTGGTAATGGACGGCAGAGATATTGGGTCAGTGGTTTTTCCTGATGCAGATCTGAAGGTGTTCATGACAGCCGATTTGGAAACAAGAGCAATCAGAAGACAAGCGGAATTGTTGGAAAAAGGGGAGCTAGTCGATCTTGAAGACATCAAAGACAACTTGGCCGAGCGGGATCGGGTAGATTCTTCCAGATCAGAAAGCCCTCTTAAGAAAATGCCTGATGCGGTGGAGGTGGATACTAGTAATAGTACCTTTGCAGAGCAAGTGGGGAAGATAGTCCACACGGCACGACAAATCATTGATAAACAACAGAGCTATGCAGGTAACCATTGA